A segment of the bacterium genome:
GGGACGTGCTGGAACGCTACGCCGCCAACGGAGGACGGGTCGAGATGGAGATGCTGGAAGGCTCCGGCCACGGCCCCCACATCGACGCCGCCGAACGCTGGGCGGAGATCTTCTTCGCCTTCCTGGAGTCCATCTAGCAACCCCACCGTTGCCAACCACGACCTGCTGATCGGTCAGGTTTCGACGGTTCTCCACGGTTAGTCAGATCATTGACTATCTGAAGAGATGACCCGACTGGGGTCCGATCCGTGACTTATAATCCTATAAATTGCTGCGGCAAAATAGCGACAAGGCTAGTGAATGGCACCCGAGACAGACCTGCAGAATCCGTTCACCCCGGACTTCGGCCGGCTACCGCCCGTACTGGCGGGACGCGACGAGGCCATCGGACGGATGGCCCGAGTGCTCGCCGCCGGCCCCGCCAGGAAAGAGTTCACCACGCTGATGCTCGGACCGCGCGGGGTCGGAAAGACCACCATGGCCTCGGCGATCGCCGACGAAGCCTCCGCCGCGGGCTGGCGAGTCATCAGAATCGACGCGCCCCTCGCGCCGCAGCCCGAGGAGGGCGCCGTCGCCGCCATAACGGAGCAGGTATACGAGCGCCTTGACGACATCGACCCTCCGCGAAGACGGAGGCTGACCGGGGCGTCGTTGCCGATGGTCGGTGGCGGCGCCACCTGGGAGAACACCTCCGCCCGCCGGCCCACCTACCGGAAGCAACTCGACACGCTCGTCGGTGCACTGTCGAGAGCGGCGGCGCCGGCGTCCTGCTCGTCATAGACGAGTTCCACAACCTGACCGCGCCGGAGGCCAGCCGGATTGCCGGAGCGCTCCAGCAGATCACCAAGGTCGATCGCAAGCCGCTCGCGTTCATCGGCATCGGCCTCCCCCACATCGACTACACGCTCCTGGCGAACGAGGGATTCACGTTCTTCCACCGGTGCAGCCGGGAACGTGTCGGCAACATCACCATCCACGACGCCATGGGGGCAATCGAAGGGCCGATAGCGGCCCACGGCGGCACCATAGACCTCCAACTGCTCCGTAGGGCCGGCGCCGCTACCCGTGGTATGGGTTACGCCATCCAGTCGATCGGCTATCACATGTGGGAACTCGCCGGCCCCCCGCCCGCTGATA
Coding sequences within it:
- a CDS encoding ATP-binding protein — protein: MAPETDLQNPFTPDFGRLPPVLAGRDEAIGRMARVLAAGPARKEFTTLMLGPRGVGKTTMASAIADEASAAGWRVIRIDAPLAPQPEEGAVAAITEQVYERLDDIDPPRRRRLTGASLPMVGGGATWENTSARRPTYRKQLDTLVGALSRAAAPASCSS